A genomic region of Miscanthus floridulus cultivar M001 chromosome 3, ASM1932011v1, whole genome shotgun sequence contains the following coding sequences:
- the LOC136544397 gene encoding uncharacterized protein, with the protein MIPKGELAKDEQELITPAVEVARVDVKDRGDVIADVVHGDGLGVELQQSHGLMMEEGGAQIGRRWRRAARVRARRFWWRHGGSSGRARLGCASQGRAGALSGLVAGLRGGGGFLLGLLSAGKGCVPGGHAFALDALGIGGGSVGALLCGALGDGVVLDGGRGGVDDPGRGGRGRRHGAGEGAEWQREAGAGESGRARRSVGGAEAAEERSPDLGVRYHESKYVSRLID; encoded by the coding sequence ATGATCCCGAAGGGAGAACTTGCCAAGGATGAGCAAGAACTGATCACGCCAGCGGTTGAAGTTGCCAGAGTCGACGTCAAGGACCGTGGTGACGTGATTGCGGATGTTGTTCACGGCGACGGCCTGGGAGTGGAGCTGCAGCAGAGCCACGGCCTCATGATGGAGGAGGGCGGCGCGCAGAtcgggaggaggtggaggagggccgCCAGGGTTCGCGCCAGAAGATTCTGGTGGCGCCATGGCGGCAGCAGCGGCCGCGCGCGCCTGGGCTGCGCGAGCCAGGGCAGAGCTGGCGCGCTGAGCGGCCTCGTCGCGGGccttcgcggcggcggcggcttcctcCTCGGCCTCCTGAGCGCGGGCAAGGGCTGCGTCCCGGGCGGCCACGCGTTCGCGCTCGATGCGCTGGGCATCGGCGGCGGCAGCGTTGGCGCGCTCCTCTGCGGTGCGCTGGGCGATGGCGTCGTCCTGGATGGTGGCAGAGGAGGCGTCGATGACCCTGGGAGAGGAGGGAGGGGTAGGCGACATGGTGCAGGGGAGGGTGCAGAATGGCAAAGAGAAGCCGGTGCGGGGGAGAGTGGACGCGCGCGACGGAGTGTCGGCGGCGCGGAGGCAGCAGAAGAGAGGTCCCCTGACCTAGGCGTTAGATACCATGAGAGCAAATATGTCTCTAGATTGATAGATTGA
- the LOC136546849 gene encoding uncharacterized protein produces the protein MPCATELVHGEGGTIKVGTTGTIGSLMTRELDTIKVAPQAAAGTPRLRHQGRPVSVLCGATTPRKLTLRKSSSDISSSSSNSNRTDRVSAEEACKPRRVSRRNTFDSPMLRSDGALVDRTPNAGKAKKKGSVYGVEVVDVKCGNPMSSRLRKLGFSKLSETFA, from the coding sequence ATGCCTTGCGCCACTGAGCTCGTCCATGGCGAGGGAGGCACGATCAAGGTAGGTACAACGGGTACCATCGGCTCACTCATGACGAGAGAACTGGACACCATCAAGGTGGCGCCACAGGCAGCTGCGGGCACCCCTCGCCTGAGGCACCAAGGCCGTCCGGTCTCAGTGCTATGTGGAGCCACTACTCCTCGGAAGCTCACGCTGAGGAAAAGCTCATCAGAcatctccagcagcagcagcaacagcaacagAACCGACCGCGTGAGCGCCGAAGAGGCCTGCAAGCCGAGGAGGGTCTCCCGGAGAAACACCTTCGACTCGCCGATGCTGCGGTCCGACGGCGCGCTCGTGGACAGGACCCCGAACGCCGGCAAGGCGAAGAAGAAGGGGAGTGTGTACGGCGTCGAGGTTGTGGACGTCAAGTGCGGCAACCCGATGAGCAGCCGGCTCAGGAAGCTCGGCTTCTCCAAGCTGTCGGAGACGTTTGCGTAG
- the LOC136542390 gene encoding protein LHCP TRANSLOCATION DEFECT, whose amino-acid sequence MASIPCTFQLSTAVSRRVSPRAAAQGKGQGGGGAGLRTPLLGAGAGAGRRGLGWLRPSRLSRVVPASESGRVGPTCWFKFGNKDAEAAGTYGSQARDDFDRDDVEQYFNYMGMLAVEGTYDKMEALLNQDIHAVDILLMLAASEGDRPKIEELLRAGAKFDVKDVDGRTALDRATDDTTEFILGFAAKKA is encoded by the exons atggcGTCCATCCCGTGCACCTTCCAGCTGAGCACGGCGGTGTCGAGGAGGGTGTCGCCGCGGGCGGCGGCGCAGGGGAAAggccagggaggaggaggagcggggctGAGGACGCCGCTgctgggcgcgggcgcgggcgcggggcggcGGGGCCTGGGGTGGCTCCGGCCGTCGCGGCTGAGCCGCGTGGTGCCGGCGAGCGAGAGCGGGCGTGTGGGTCCCACGTGCTGGTTCAAGTTCGGGAACAAGGACGCCGAGGCCGCCGGCACCTACGGCAGCCAGGCCCGGGACGACTTTGACCGCGACGACGTCGAGCAG TACTTCAACTACATGGGGATGCTGGCGGTGGAGGGCACCTACGACAAGATGGAGGCGCTGCTGAACCAGGACATCCACGCCGTGGACATCCTCCTCATGCTGGCGGCCTCCGAGGGCGACCGCCCCAAGATCGAGGAGCTGCTCCGCGCCGGCGCCAAGTTCGACGTCAAGGACGTCGACGGCCGGACGGCGCTCGACCGGGCCACCGACGACACCACAGAGTTCATCCTCGGCTTCGCCGCCAAGAAGGCCTGA